DNA from Kogia breviceps isolate mKogBre1 chromosome 3, mKogBre1 haplotype 1, whole genome shotgun sequence:
AGTCAAAATGTTCCAGGCACAAAGCTTTGTATGGCCACGCCAGTAGGTGGTACATTCCTAAGTAGTCTTGACTAaggaaaacacctgtttcttctaTTAATAGTTAGCTCCATTTTCAGGCCTTGCATTTGTCTGGATATACCCTTAGCATGGAGAGGAAGTACATGGCAAAGAGAAAAAGCTGACAAGGTTGTTAAAGAAATAACAACTGTAGCTGGATTGGCAGAAATACAATTAAGTATCTATTATGAATGCCAGCCAAAGAATTTAGCTGCGAGAATGTATAAGAGGTCTTTGACATTACTAAGTAAATCCTACATACTCTCCATAAAGCTAAATCAGCAGCTGACACCGGGGTCTCTTTGAGGTGACCCAGTGTTAGTGCAGTGTGGGCTCTGGGGAAAGATGGCCTGACTGCAGTTCCAGGTTCTGTCCAGTATGGGCTGTGTGATCTACATCAGCTTGTTAcctgacctctctgaacctcagttcctcatctgtaaagtaaagGAGAATAACCAGACCTACTCTCATGTGAAAGCTATGTGCAAGTTAAAAAAATGGTAGAAACAAGCACTGAAAACTTGCTCAGCAGACACTGAGCAACCGAAGAGCCATTTATCATCTGCTTTTCTATTGTCCTGCTCTGAAACTGAAATTTGGAAGCTAAAATAGACCCTTCTCAGAATCCCGTGTACCTAGGGACCCTCTTGATTATTTCTAGCCAATGAAATGTGCAAGAACGCGTGAGAAAATGAGAGGGAACTGGAAGCGTATGTATGATAGGAGGCATCTTTATGCGGTGGGGCTGTGGGTAATTTTAATTCTTCCTCTTGCTTTGTACTTGTCCCCAGCTAGAATTTTTTGGAATAGATTGTACTTGGGtataatagagaaaaaacaaagttacaagatagataaaagaaaactacatgtaAACGACTTAGAAAATTCTGAACTCACACTCAGATTTATTTTGCTCACAAAGAAGCTAAAAATTATACTTATCACCTACTTCACTAAGTAAATACCAAGTACAAAATGaatctttatttgtaataaagtCCTtccattatcatttaaaaaaatgaatgtatctTTTAGACATTACCCTAAAACACATGAGGATGTACCACCTGCTGATGGAACAGTTTCATGCCTGGAACTCTGACTAGAAGACTTACTTATCAGCACATGCAGAGCACAAGGCCACATAAAATGCCACCACACAACATGTAACTTGGGAGAAATAGCTGaggaaaagttaattttttaaaagccccacAGTAATAAATGATATGTCCCCTAAGTGCATGCGGTTTCTAGTGAAACATCTTACCTATTTTTCATTAGCCTCAGCTCTCGTTTGCGTGTGGCTTCCTCTGCTAGTTGCTGGGGACTGTGCAGGCTTCCCGGCGAGGCAGCCATCACTACTCCCTGAGGCAAAGCAGTAGACGGAGCTCGGATCTGGTAAGTCGGCATGTCACCAGTGGTGGCTgcaatgaaacaaaatatcaCACGTTATATAAACAACTTATGACTTGATAGTTTACATAAAGTTGACCTGGAAATAACATACttctttttacatgttttaaGAGGTGAGCCTGCTAATGTTTAAGATGACTATTCTGAGCATTCTAGAAATTTTAGGTATCAAAGATCCCTTCAGCATTTGGAACAATGATACTCAGCATGCTCTACACATTTAATTGAAAGGTTTTCATCAAAGGCTAAAGAAGAGAGGCTTTTCAACTGAT
Protein-coding regions in this window:
- the CREM gene encoding cAMP-responsive element modulator isoform X11; amino-acid sequence: MAATTGDMPTYQIRAPSTALPQGVVMAASPGSLHSPQQLAEEATRKRELRLMKNREAARECRRKKKEYVKCLENRVAVLENQNKTLIEELKALKDLYCRKAE
- the CREM gene encoding cAMP-responsive element modulator isoform X12, translated to MAATTGDMPTYQIRAPSTALPQGVVMAASPGSLHSPQQLAEEATRKRELRLMKNREAAKECRRRKKEYVKCLESRVAVLEVQNKKLIEELETLKDICSPKTD